CTACGTCAAGAAGACGGGGACCATCCTCCTGGAACGGTACCCGGACGCGTTCACGACCGACTTCGAGCAGAACAAGGAAAGCGTCGAGAAGCTCACGAACGTCGAATCCAAGGGCGTTCGCAACCGCATCGCGGGCTACGTCACCCGCAAGAAGAGTTCGCAGGCGGCCGCAGCGTAATCAGAGCGTT
This portion of the Haloterrigena gelatinilytica genome encodes:
- a CDS encoding 30S ribosomal protein S17e — its product is MAIKPAYVKKTGTILLERYPDAFTTDFEQNKESVEKLTNVESKGVRNRIAGYVTRKKSSQAAAA